The bacterium DNA window TCGGCCCAGGCGAGGACGTCCTCGAGATCCCGACGTACGCGGCCAGCCGGGAACTGGACGTGCCGCTCGTCGGCCAGGGCTTCCGCCATGATCCGCCAGGCCTCGTTCTCGGCGCCGACTCGCTGCTCAGCAGGCACACGGACGTCGTCGAACACGACCGCGTTCAGCTGGTCGCCATCCAGGGTCGGGAGCGGCTCGACAGCGAGGCCCGGCGAGTCGCGCTCGACGATGAACAGCGAGAGGCCACGGGCGCGGCTTTCGGGTTCGCCCGTTCGCGCGAGCAGCCAGAAGCAGTCGGCGTCCTGGGCGTAGGACTGCCAGCACTTCTCGCCGGAAACGACGTAGTCGTCGCCGTCGCGGACCGCGCGCGTCCGGACGGCCGCGAGGTCCGAGCCCGCCTCCGGCTCGGAGTAGGCGAGCGAGAAGTGGAGGTGGCCCTCCCGGATCGGAGGGAGCCACCTCGCTTTCTGGCCGTCGTCTCCGTGACGAATCAAGGTCTTCGCGACGATCCCGGCGGAGAGTGGATTGCGGGCCGCGCGCGCGTACCCGAACTCGTCCCAGAGAATGTATTCCCAGGTGATGGGCCGCCCTGCCCCGCCTTCCCGAG harbors:
- a CDS encoding acyl-CoA dehydrogenase family protein — its product is MNFRFNESEEAFRAEVRRFLVPYADLHGFVQQGHKWPEVKALFQAMAELGWLSLSWPAREGGAGRPITWEYILWDEFGYARAARNPLSAGIVAKTLIRHGDDGQKARWLPPIREGHLHFSLAYSEPEAGSDLAAVRTRAVRDGDDYVVSGEKCWQSYAQDADCFWLLARTGEPESRARGLSLFIVERDSPGLAVEPLPTLDGDQLNAVVFDDVRVPAEQRVGAENEAWRIMAEALADERHVQFPAGRVRRDLEDVLAWAEAEGLSESSEVRTRLASLAVDVREAEMHCLNVLDAMLHGRDASVAAAANKIAHTVAVQNIARAAMEFGGDLALVEGAGPELLWRLGLWETIGGGTTEVMRGIVARQGLGLGAKR